A region of Plantactinospora sp. BC1 DNA encodes the following proteins:
- a CDS encoding NAD(P)/FAD-dependent oxidoreductase — MMSEQTYPRPSVLVVGGGYGGINAAKALDDVAEVTLVDPTEAFTHNVAAWRALVEPEWLDRIFFPYERLLRRGRFVRDRVVAADGHEVTLGSGERLRPDYLVLATGSTYPFPAKVDEPDLGTARDRLRDAHAVLRDAGRVLLVGAGPSGLELAGEIKAYFPEKHVTITDAAPEILPGPYAPELREELHRQLDKLGVELRLGSRLELPTADPATRAAISVRTGDGDELTADVWYRCFGVSPTTGYLRGALARARDERGYLRVDGQLRVDGQQRVFAIGDMADADLNMAGRASMQGQLIAANIRALITGEGEPADYQPMPPVIVVPLGPEGGAGQMPDGVKGPEAVAGIKGRNMLVEMYSALFDAGPGRN; from the coding sequence ATGATGAGCGAGCAGACCTACCCACGGCCGAGCGTGCTGGTCGTGGGCGGCGGATATGGCGGGATCAACGCGGCCAAGGCGCTGGACGACGTCGCCGAGGTGACCCTGGTCGACCCGACCGAGGCGTTCACGCACAACGTGGCGGCCTGGCGCGCGCTGGTCGAGCCGGAGTGGCTGGACCGGATCTTCTTCCCGTACGAGCGGCTGCTCCGGCGCGGGCGCTTCGTCCGGGACCGGGTGGTCGCGGCGGACGGGCACGAGGTCACCCTCGGCTCCGGCGAACGGCTCAGGCCGGACTACCTGGTGCTGGCGACCGGATCGACGTACCCGTTCCCGGCGAAGGTGGACGAGCCCGACCTCGGCACCGCCCGGGACCGGCTCCGGGACGCGCACGCCGTACTGCGCGACGCCGGGCGGGTACTGCTGGTCGGGGCCGGCCCGTCCGGGCTGGAGCTGGCCGGCGAGATCAAGGCGTACTTCCCGGAGAAGCACGTGACCATCACCGACGCCGCGCCGGAGATCCTGCCCGGCCCGTACGCCCCGGAACTCCGCGAGGAGTTGCACCGCCAGCTCGACAAGCTCGGCGTCGAGCTGCGGCTGGGCAGTCGGCTGGAGCTGCCGACCGCCGACCCGGCGACCCGGGCGGCGATCTCGGTGCGCACCGGGGACGGCGACGAGCTGACCGCCGACGTCTGGTACCGCTGCTTCGGGGTCAGCCCGACCACCGGCTACCTGCGCGGCGCGCTCGCCCGGGCCCGCGACGAGCGGGGCTACCTCCGGGTCGACGGCCAGTTGCGGGTCGACGGCCAGCAGCGGGTCTTCGCGATCGGCGACATGGCCGACGCGGACCTCAACATGGCCGGCCGGGCGAGCATGCAGGGCCAGCTGATCGCGGCCAACATCCGGGCGCTGATCACCGGCGAGGGCGAGCCCGCCGACTATCAGCCGATGCCGCCGGTGATCGTCGTGCCGCTCGGCCCGGAGGGCGGCGCCGGGCAGATGCCGGACGGCGTCAAGGGCCCGGAGGCGGTTGCCGGGATCAAGGGTCGGAACATGCTGGTCGAGATGTACTCGGCGCTTTTCGACGCCGGCCCCGGCCGGAACTGA
- a CDS encoding ABC transporter ATP-binding protein, whose product MVQAENLGIRFVRNRRRNLRLREMFIHRGGRQPAAGVFWPLRNVSFSVAPGDTVGIIGRNGTGKSTLLRLIAGVLIPDEGRIRVGGAVAPLLELSAGFSNDLTGRENVHLVGSLHGLSPSFLRRHFDEIIEFSGEQIAKAIDTPVRHYSSGMKVRLGFSVIAQLQHPVLLMDEVTAVGDADFRKKCYDTIDRLIAEGRTVMLVSHNENDLTRFCSRGLYFDGGRLRVDGTIREALDAYHDVVRP is encoded by the coding sequence ATGGTGCAGGCGGAGAACCTGGGCATCCGGTTCGTCCGGAACCGGCGGCGCAACCTGCGGCTGCGGGAGATGTTCATCCACCGGGGCGGCCGGCAGCCCGCCGCCGGGGTCTTCTGGCCGCTGCGCAACGTCTCGTTCTCGGTCGCGCCGGGCGACACCGTCGGGATCATCGGCCGCAACGGCACCGGCAAGAGCACCCTGCTCCGGCTGATCGCCGGGGTGCTGATCCCGGACGAGGGCCGGATCCGGGTCGGCGGCGCGGTCGCACCGCTGCTGGAACTCTCGGCCGGCTTCTCCAACGACCTGACCGGGCGGGAGAACGTCCACCTGGTCGGCTCGCTGCACGGGCTCAGCCCGAGCTTCCTGCGCCGGCACTTCGACGAGATCATCGAGTTCTCCGGCGAGCAGATCGCGAAGGCCATCGACACCCCGGTCCGGCACTACTCGTCCGGGATGAAGGTCCGGCTCGGCTTCTCGGTGATCGCCCAGCTTCAGCACCCGGTGCTGCTGATGGACGAGGTGACGGCGGTCGGCGACGCCGACTTCCGGAAAAAGTGCTACGACACCATCGACCGGCTGATCGCCGAGGGCCGTACCGTGATGCTGGTCTCGCACAACGAGAACGATCTCACCCGGTTCTGTAGCCGGGGACTCTACTTCGACGGAGGACGATTGCGGGTGGACGGCACCATACGCGAGGCTCTTGACGCATACCACGACGTGGTCAGGCCGTGA
- a CDS encoding DUF4230 domain-containing protein, whose protein sequence is MSREGDVNQPTREFPGYAKGQATPPGPVDPWSDGTAHEDTRPFDADEPRPERSDPEPTGGGRWGRGVFVLVGIIGVVAVLVLGVQVSGILPDWRNPFAKEQTDRSQPPLLKSIQDLSRYVAAEGNFEVVVDLENNRKYVPEFLLGERTLFVGAGTVDAYVDFGTLRDDAVVVSADGKSVEIKLPAPQLGEVNLDLERSYVFAEKRGILNQLGEVFGGDPNRQREVYLKAEQKIAESAKSSGLGERAQENTRKMLDQLLRSLGYERVTVSYVQP, encoded by the coding sequence ATGTCCCGAGAAGGCGATGTCAACCAGCCCACGCGTGAGTTTCCCGGCTATGCGAAGGGGCAGGCCACGCCCCCCGGCCCGGTCGATCCCTGGTCCGACGGCACGGCGCACGAGGACACCCGGCCGTTCGACGCCGACGAGCCCCGGCCGGAGCGGTCCGATCCGGAGCCGACCGGCGGCGGCCGGTGGGGTCGCGGCGTCTTCGTCCTGGTGGGCATCATCGGCGTGGTCGCCGTACTGGTGCTCGGGGTGCAGGTCAGCGGGATCCTGCCGGACTGGCGCAACCCGTTCGCCAAGGAGCAGACCGACCGCAGCCAGCCGCCGCTGCTCAAGTCGATCCAGGACCTCAGCCGCTACGTGGCGGCGGAGGGGAACTTCGAGGTCGTCGTCGACCTGGAGAACAACCGGAAGTACGTCCCGGAGTTCCTGCTCGGCGAGCGCACCCTCTTCGTCGGGGCCGGCACCGTCGACGCGTACGTCGACTTCGGAACGCTCCGCGACGACGCGGTGGTCGTCTCCGCGGACGGGAAGTCGGTGGAGATCAAGCTGCCGGCACCGCAGCTCGGCGAGGTCAACCTCGACCTGGAGCGGAGTTACGTCTTCGCCGAGAAGCGCGGCATCCTCAACCAGCTCGGCGAGGTCTTCGGCGGCGACCCGAACCGGCAGCGCGAGGTCTATCTCAAGGCCGAGCAGAAGATCGCCGAGTCGGCCAAGAGCAGCGGGCTCGGCGAGCGCGCCCAGGAGAACACCCGGAAGATGCTGGACCAACTGCTCCGGTCGCTCGGCTACGAGCGGGTGACCGTCAGCTACGTCCAGCCGTGA
- a CDS encoding CDP-glycerol:glycerophosphate glycerophosphotransferase, whose amino-acid sequence MALISFVVPVYRVQGYLRECLDSILRQPVADVEVVVVDDCSPDSCGEIIAEYAARDDRVRVVSLDRNVGLGEARNIGLDLATGEYVWFLDSDDWLVDGCLPAVAERLRRVGPEVLLVDHVRAYWDHRTLGSGLDRSVPDSGAEVFTVRDRPEVLGVLHTAWNKLVRRRFLVEADLRFGPGWYEDVSFSYPVLLAADRISVLDVVCVNYRQRRSGAITRTRDDRHFEVFPHWHRVFELMARWGPEYDDLRPLIFERMVWHYLIVLGNGRRLSPELRRSFFDQVVADYRRWLPPGGYRVPGGVDGLKHRLVAGGHWRTYAVLRALHHSRRRGGAGRLVRRSLPWSPSRRRSAPVAASRLPAVVSEAARLGRAGLLRAYYHAQLRRPVDPALALYAAYWYRGYACNPAAVHRKARELAPWIRGVWVVRRDRVAALPPGVPYVVAGTRAYFRALARARWLVNNVNFPDYVVKRPGSVHLQTHHGTPVKVMGLDQQRYPRGAAGLDFPRLLRRIDRWDYSLSANTFSTQMWERAYPAEYRTLEVGYPRNDRLVNAGPAEVEAVRRRLGIGSGERVLLYAPTHREHRPGYSPPFDPGALLEVLGPAGRLLVRGHYLDPGACSAPGTPAGRDRVWDVTDHPSVEDLYLAADVLVTDYSSAMFDYATLDRPIVVYAPDWAEYRRERGVYLDVLAEGPGVAVTEFTELLTAFRSGAVDGPPAALARQRFRDRFCALDDGRAAERVVRRVLLDEPD is encoded by the coding sequence ATGGCGCTGATCAGTTTCGTCGTGCCGGTCTACCGGGTGCAGGGCTACCTGCGGGAGTGCCTCGACTCGATCCTGCGCCAGCCGGTGGCCGACGTCGAGGTGGTGGTGGTCGACGACTGCTCGCCGGACAGTTGCGGCGAGATCATCGCCGAGTACGCCGCCCGGGACGACCGGGTCCGGGTGGTCTCCCTCGACCGCAACGTGGGGCTGGGCGAGGCCCGCAACATCGGCCTCGACCTGGCCACCGGCGAGTACGTCTGGTTCCTGGACAGCGACGACTGGCTGGTCGACGGCTGCCTGCCGGCGGTGGCGGAGCGGCTGCGCCGGGTCGGGCCGGAGGTGCTGCTCGTCGACCACGTCCGGGCGTACTGGGACCACCGGACGCTCGGCAGCGGCCTGGACCGGTCGGTGCCGGACTCCGGCGCCGAGGTCTTCACCGTCCGGGACCGGCCGGAGGTGCTCGGCGTGCTGCACACCGCCTGGAACAAGCTGGTGCGCCGCCGTTTCCTGGTCGAGGCCGACCTGCGCTTCGGCCCCGGCTGGTACGAGGACGTGTCGTTCAGCTATCCGGTGCTGCTCGCCGCCGACCGGATCAGCGTGCTGGACGTGGTCTGCGTCAACTACCGGCAGCGGCGGTCCGGCGCGATCACCCGGACCCGGGACGACCGGCACTTCGAGGTGTTCCCGCACTGGCACCGGGTCTTCGAGCTGATGGCGCGCTGGGGACCCGAGTACGACGACCTCCGGCCGTTGATCTTCGAGCGGATGGTCTGGCACTACCTGATCGTGCTCGGCAACGGGCGGCGCCTCTCCCCGGAACTGCGCCGGAGCTTCTTCGACCAGGTGGTGGCGGACTACCGGCGCTGGCTGCCGCCGGGCGGCTACCGGGTGCCGGGCGGGGTGGACGGGCTGAAGCACCGGCTGGTGGCCGGCGGGCACTGGCGGACGTACGCGGTGTTGCGGGCGCTGCACCACTCCCGGCGGCGGGGCGGGGCCGGCCGGCTCGTCCGGCGGTCGCTGCCGTGGTCGCCGTCGCGCCGCCGATCCGCCCCGGTGGCGGCGTCCCGGCTGCCGGCGGTGGTCTCCGAGGCTGCCCGGCTGGGCCGCGCCGGGCTGCTCCGGGCCTACTACCACGCGCAGTTGCGCCGTCCGGTCGATCCGGCGCTGGCGCTCTACGCCGCGTACTGGTACCGCGGCTACGCCTGCAACCCGGCGGCGGTGCATCGGAAGGCCCGGGAGCTGGCGCCGTGGATCCGGGGTGTCTGGGTGGTACGCCGGGACCGGGTTGCCGCCCTGCCGCCCGGGGTGCCGTACGTGGTGGCCGGCACCCGGGCGTACTTCCGGGCGTTGGCCCGGGCGCGGTGGCTGGTCAACAACGTGAACTTCCCGGACTACGTGGTCAAGCGGCCCGGCTCGGTGCATCTGCAGACCCACCACGGCACCCCGGTCAAGGTGATGGGGCTGGACCAGCAGCGCTATCCGCGCGGTGCGGCCGGGCTGGACTTTCCCCGGCTGCTGCGCCGGATCGACCGCTGGGACTACAGCCTCAGCGCCAACACCTTCTCCACGCAGATGTGGGAACGGGCCTATCCGGCGGAGTACCGGACGCTGGAGGTCGGCTATCCGCGCAACGACCGGCTGGTGAACGCCGGGCCCGCCGAGGTCGAGGCCGTCCGGCGCCGGCTCGGCATCGGCTCCGGCGAGCGGGTGCTGCTGTACGCGCCGACGCACCGCGAGCACCGGCCCGGGTACTCGCCGCCGTTCGACCCGGGCGCCCTGCTGGAGGTACTTGGTCCGGCCGGCCGGCTGCTGGTCCGGGGCCACTATCTCGATCCGGGCGCGTGTTCCGCCCCGGGAACTCCGGCGGGTCGGGACCGGGTGTGGGACGTGACGGACCATCCCTCGGTGGAGGATCTCTACCTCGCCGCCGACGTACTGGTCACCGACTATTCGTCGGCGATGTTCGACTACGCCACCCTGGACCGGCCGATCGTGGTGTACGCCCCGGACTGGGCCGAGTACCGGCGCGAGCGCGGGGTCTATCTGGACGTGCTCGCCGAGGGGCCGGGGGTGGCGGTGACGGAGTTTACGGAGCTGTTGACGGCGTTCCGCAGCGGCGCGGTGGACGGCCCGCCGGCCGCGCTGGCCCGGCAGCGGTTCCGGGACCGCTTCTGTGCCCTGGACGACGGTCGGGCGGCCGAGCGGGTGGTCCGGCGGGTCCTCCTCGACGAGCCCGACTGA
- a CDS encoding PspC domain-containing protein: MSRKLTRPRDNRMIAGVCAGLARRFGMSAGMVRLLFILSLLLPGTQVIVYLALWIIMPNEDRHYVAAH, from the coding sequence ATGAGCCGCAAGCTCACCCGCCCCCGAGACAACCGCATGATCGCCGGAGTCTGCGCCGGGCTGGCCCGCCGCTTCGGCATGTCCGCCGGAATGGTGCGGCTGCTCTTCATCCTCTCGCTGCTGCTGCCCGGCACCCAGGTGATCGTCTACCTGGCGCTCTGGATCATCATGCCGAACGAGGACCGCCACTACGTCGCCGCGCACTGA
- a CDS encoding helix-turn-helix domain-containing protein, whose amino-acid sequence MPPSAPEPPGPERCAPADAALTRAFSVLGKRWTASVLGSLKFGPAGFREISRAVGRVSDSVLSDRLAELTEHGLVVRTVREGPPIAVSYRLTERGQALMPALEQIARWATEHLPADNNART is encoded by the coding sequence ATGCCGCCCTCCGCCCCGGAGCCGCCCGGACCGGAGCGCTGCGCACCCGCCGACGCCGCGCTCACCCGGGCCTTCTCGGTGCTCGGCAAGCGGTGGACGGCCAGCGTGCTCGGCAGCCTGAAGTTCGGCCCGGCCGGTTTCCGGGAGATCTCCCGGGCCGTCGGCCGGGTCAGCGACTCGGTGCTCTCCGACCGGCTGGCCGAACTGACCGAACACGGGCTGGTCGTCCGGACCGTCCGGGAGGGGCCGCCGATCGCGGTCTCCTACCGGTTGACCGAACGGGGCCAGGCGCTGATGCCCGCCCTGGAGCAGATCGCCCGCTGGGCCACCGAGCACCTGCCCGCCGACAACAACGCCCGGACCTAG
- a CDS encoding RNA polymerase sigma factor, translating into MAHGAFSDAEEFARARLDALRRFAYLISGSAAEADDLAQIAVVEVWQRWPKAGQNPEAYARQVIVTRNVSRWRRWRREVLTDDVDHRSDDPAATAVGNGALWQALQQLGKAERTVVVLHVLYRYTFSEIAGICDEPPGTVSSRYARAKRVLRAHLAPADSTIRSGRG; encoded by the coding sequence GTGGCCCACGGTGCGTTCAGCGACGCCGAGGAGTTCGCTCGGGCCCGGCTGGACGCTTTGCGGCGGTTCGCGTACCTGATCAGCGGCAGCGCGGCCGAGGCGGACGACCTGGCCCAGATCGCGGTGGTCGAGGTCTGGCAGCGGTGGCCGAAGGCCGGGCAGAATCCCGAGGCGTACGCCCGGCAGGTCATCGTGACCCGCAACGTGAGCCGGTGGCGGCGGTGGCGTCGTGAGGTGCTTACCGACGACGTCGACCACCGGTCCGACGATCCGGCCGCGACGGCGGTGGGCAACGGCGCGCTGTGGCAGGCGTTGCAGCAGCTCGGCAAGGCGGAACGGACGGTCGTGGTGCTGCACGTGCTGTACCGCTACACGTTCAGCGAGATCGCCGGGATCTGCGACGAGCCTCCGGGCACGGTTTCCAGCAGGTACGCGAGGGCCAAGCGCGTGCTACGGGCGCACCTGGCGCCCGCCGACTCGACGATTCGGAGCGGACGTGGTTGA
- a CDS encoding L-serine ammonia-lyase: MISAFDLFTVGIGPSSSHTVGPMRAARTFATGLKADGLLAETARVRAELFGSLGATGHGHGSGPAVLLGLLGEAPETVDPDRVPETVAGIRASGRLAVLGAHEVDFDADRDLVLHRRRSLPFHPNGMTFTAYDPAGAPLRARTYYSVGGGFVVDENATGADRIKPDSTRVRYPFSTGAELLALTAETGLPISGIMLANERAWRSESEIRAGLLEIWRVMRECVDRGSRRDGTLPGGLRVRRRAAELRRGLEADPGSADPLRVMDWVTLFALAVNEENAAGGRVVTAPTNGAAGIIPAVLHYYTRFVPGASEEGVLRFLLAAAAIGVLFKENASISGAEVGCQGEVGSACSMAAAGLAEALGGTPAQVENAAEIGMEHNLGLTCDPVGGLVQIPCIERNAVASIKAITAARLALRGDGEHAVSLDKVIKTMRETGADMKVKYKETARGGLAVNVIEC; this comes from the coding sequence ATGATCAGCGCCTTCGACCTGTTCACGGTCGGGATCGGGCCGTCCAGCTCGCACACCGTCGGCCCGATGCGGGCCGCCCGGACCTTCGCGACCGGGCTCAAGGCCGACGGGTTGCTCGCGGAGACGGCCAGGGTGCGGGCGGAACTCTTCGGCTCGCTCGGTGCCACCGGGCACGGGCACGGCAGTGGGCCGGCGGTACTGCTGGGGCTGCTCGGGGAGGCGCCGGAGACGGTCGACCCGGACCGGGTCCCCGAGACGGTGGCCGGGATCCGGGCCAGCGGCCGGTTGGCCGTACTCGGTGCGCACGAGGTCGACTTCGACGCCGACCGGGACCTGGTGCTGCACCGCCGCCGGTCGTTGCCGTTCCATCCGAACGGGATGACCTTCACCGCGTACGACCCGGCGGGTGCACCGCTGCGGGCCCGCACCTACTACTCGGTGGGTGGCGGGTTCGTGGTGGACGAGAACGCGACCGGCGCGGACCGGATCAAGCCGGACAGCACCCGGGTCCGGTACCCGTTCAGCACCGGCGCCGAGCTGCTGGCCCTGACCGCCGAGACCGGGCTGCCGATCAGCGGGATCATGCTCGCCAACGAGCGGGCGTGGCGCAGCGAGTCGGAGATCCGCGCCGGCCTGCTGGAGATCTGGCGGGTGATGCGGGAGTGCGTGGACCGGGGCAGCCGGCGGGACGGGACGCTGCCGGGCGGGCTGCGGGTCCGGCGCCGCGCCGCCGAGTTGCGCCGGGGCCTGGAGGCGGATCCCGGTTCGGCCGACCCGTTGCGGGTGATGGACTGGGTGACGCTCTTCGCGCTCGCGGTCAACGAGGAGAACGCGGCCGGCGGCCGGGTGGTGACCGCCCCGACGAACGGCGCGGCCGGGATCATCCCGGCGGTGCTGCACTACTACACCCGGTTCGTGCCGGGGGCGTCCGAGGAGGGCGTACTCCGCTTCCTGCTCGCCGCCGCCGCGATCGGGGTGCTGTTCAAGGAGAACGCCTCGATCTCCGGTGCCGAGGTCGGCTGCCAGGGCGAGGTCGGGTCCGCCTGCTCGATGGCGGCGGCCGGGCTGGCCGAGGCGCTGGGCGGTACCCCGGCCCAGGTGGAGAACGCCGCCGAGATCGGCATGGAGCACAACCTCGGGCTGACCTGCGATCCGGTCGGTGGCCTGGTGCAGATTCCCTGCATCGAGCGGAACGCGGTGGCCAGCATCAAGGCGATCACGGCCGCGCGGCTGGCGCTGCGGGGTGACGGGGAGCACGCCGTCTCGCTGGACAAGGTGATCAAGACGATGCGGGAGACCGGCGCCGACATGAAGGTCAAGTACAAGGAGACCGCCCGGGGCGGGCTCGCGGTCAACGTCATCGAGTGCTGA
- a CDS encoding ABC transporter permease, translating into MTSGVAAVWSHRNTLRLLVRRDLAVKYQQSVLGYLWSLIEPLGMGVIYFFVFGVLYRSATDRHLGDAAESYPLFLITGIFAWMWTSSAIGEATAALTGQARLITTMNLPREVFPIGRVAGRFAEYVAGLPILVAVAIAYASLDRIEFGVSLLALPLAILIQATLLVGIALLLSSLNVLMRDIERLMRLVTRVLFYATPIIYPLTLVRDSALPDWVKITYELNPLVGIFQLHHAVWYPDEFPDARLLGVSVGGSLLVLLAGWWVFRRLEPAVLKEL; encoded by the coding sequence GTGACGTCTGGCGTGGCGGCGGTGTGGTCACACCGCAACACGCTCCGGCTGCTCGTCCGCCGGGACCTGGCCGTCAAATACCAGCAGTCGGTGCTGGGCTACCTCTGGTCGCTGATCGAACCGCTCGGCATGGGCGTCATCTACTTCTTCGTCTTCGGCGTGCTCTACCGGTCGGCCACCGACCGGCACCTCGGTGACGCCGCCGAGTCGTACCCGCTCTTCCTGATCACCGGCATCTTCGCCTGGATGTGGACCAGTTCGGCGATCGGCGAGGCGACCGCCGCGCTCACCGGACAGGCCCGGTTGATCACCACGATGAACCTGCCCCGCGAGGTCTTCCCGATCGGCCGGGTCGCCGGCCGGTTCGCCGAGTACGTCGCCGGACTGCCGATCCTGGTCGCCGTCGCGATCGCCTACGCCTCGCTGGACCGGATCGAGTTCGGGGTGTCGCTGCTGGCGCTGCCGCTGGCGATCCTCATCCAGGCGACCCTGCTGGTCGGGATCGCGCTGCTGCTCTCCTCGCTCAACGTGCTGATGCGGGACATCGAGCGGCTGATGCGGCTGGTCACCCGGGTGCTCTTCTACGCCACCCCGATCATCTATCCGCTGACCCTGGTCCGGGACTCCGCGCTGCCGGACTGGGTCAAGATCACCTACGAGTTGAACCCGCTGGTCGGGATCTTCCAGCTCCACCACGCGGTCTGGTACCCCGACGAGTTCCCCGACGCCCGGCTGCTCGGCGTCTCGGTCGGCGGCAGCCTGCTGGTGCTGCTCGCCGGCTGGTGGGTGTTCCGCCGGCTCGAACCCGCCGTCCTGAAGGAGCTGTAG
- a CDS encoding bifunctional 5,10-methylenetetrahydrofolate dehydrogenase/5,10-methenyltetrahydrofolate cyclohydrolase, translated as MTVSETPTDAEVRTARLLPGGPVAEAVLADVAARVAALRRAGVVPSLATILVGDDSASAGYIRMKQQRAADLGFASPHTHLPGTAGQADLLRAIREFNEDPAVHAILVQHPVGHLDYQAAIAAIDPAKDVDGLHPESLGRLAAGLPGPVPCTPAGIEALLAFHDIPVAGRDVVILGRGTTLGRPLSLLLGQKRPTADAAVTVVHSGVPGWERHTRRADIVVAAVGVPGIVRPEHLRPGAVAIGGGVRYAGRRLLPDLDESCASVAGAITPRVGGVGPTTVAMLFRNAVELAERRSTASAGDPGHRDR; from the coding sequence GTGACCGTCTCCGAGACCCCCACCGACGCCGAGGTACGCACCGCCCGGCTGCTGCCCGGCGGCCCCGTCGCCGAGGCGGTCCTCGCCGACGTCGCCGCCCGGGTCGCCGCGCTGCGCCGCGCCGGTGTCGTGCCGAGCCTGGCGACGATCCTGGTCGGCGACGACTCCGCCAGCGCCGGCTACATCCGGATGAAGCAGCAACGCGCCGCCGACCTCGGCTTCGCGTCGCCGCACACCCACCTGCCCGGCACCGCCGGCCAGGCGGACCTGCTCCGGGCGATCCGCGAGTTCAACGAGGACCCGGCGGTGCACGCCATCCTGGTGCAGCACCCCGTCGGCCACCTCGACTACCAGGCGGCGATCGCCGCGATCGATCCGGCCAAGGACGTCGACGGGCTGCACCCGGAGAGCCTGGGCCGGCTCGCCGCCGGGCTGCCCGGCCCGGTCCCGTGCACCCCGGCCGGGATCGAGGCGCTGCTCGCCTTCCACGACATCCCGGTCGCCGGCCGCGACGTGGTGATCCTCGGCCGGGGTACGACCCTGGGCCGGCCGCTGTCGCTGCTGCTCGGGCAGAAGCGGCCCACCGCCGACGCGGCGGTGACCGTGGTGCACAGCGGGGTACCCGGCTGGGAGCGGCACACCCGGCGGGCCGACATCGTGGTCGCCGCGGTGGGCGTACCCGGGATCGTGCGGCCGGAGCACCTGCGGCCCGGCGCGGTCGCGATCGGCGGCGGGGTCCGTTACGCCGGACGCCGGCTGCTGCCGGACCTCGACGAGTCGTGCGCCTCGGTCGCCGGGGCGATCACGCCCCGGGTCGGCGGGGTCGGCCCGACCACCGTGGCGATGCTGTTCCGCAACGCCGTCGAACTCGCCGAGCGGCGGAGCACCGCCTCGGCAGGTGATCCGGGACACCGGGACCGCTAG